Proteins encoded within one genomic window of Camelina sativa cultivar DH55 chromosome 19, Cs, whole genome shotgun sequence:
- the LOC104766950 gene encoding V-type proton ATPase subunit c1 gives MSTFSGDETAPFFGFLGAAAALVFSCMGAAYGTAKSGVGVASMGVMRPELVMKSIVPVVMAGVLGIYGLIIAVIISTGINPKAKSYYLFDGYAHLSSGLACGLAGLSAGMAIGIVGDAGVRANAQQPKLFVGMILILIFAEALALYGLIVGIILSSRAGQSRAE, from the exons ATGTCTACGTTCAGCGGCGATGAAACTGCTCCGTTCTTCGGCTTCCTTGGCGCTGCAGCCGCTCTCGTCTTCTCCT GTATGGGAGCTGCTTATGGGACAGCAAAAAGTGGTGTTGGTGTGGCTTCAATGGGAGTGATGAGACCTGAGTTGGTTATGAAGTCTATTGTCCCTGTGGTTATGGCTGGTGTTTTGGGTATTTATGGACTCATTATTGCTGTTATCATCAGTACCGGTATCAATCCAAAGGCTAAGTCTTACTACCTCTTTGATGGCTATGCACACCTTTCCTCTGGTCTTGCTTGTGGTCTTGCTGGTCTCTCTGCTGGTATGGCTATTGGAATTGTCGGAGATGCGGGCGTTAG GGCAAATGCTCAGCAGCCTAAGCTCTTTGTTGGGATGATTCTTATCCTCATCTTTGCGGAAGCACTTGCTCTTTACGGCCTCATTGTAGGCATTATCTTATCTTCTCGAGCTGGTCAGTCCAGAGCAGAATGA